One Streptomyces lincolnensis genomic region harbors:
- a CDS encoding YibE/F family protein: protein MTTTQQFPFPPPEPPQGAGSGNGRGPGDGHGRGHDHGHGPAGGSGHGPGPGGGHGPGVGGGQGHEPGGGHGQGPGGGHGHGPGGGQGQGPGGGHGHSHSHGPAAPVSKHLRKVIGAVLIPFAAAVMVGLVVLWPGGAPGHERTGVGFDRQTQQATVTKVESLSCKSVNASGGTPTGDTSTAEGSSAQQQANGTCKRATIRVDTGDDKGRTFTEIVQPDQSRQLHEGEKVVVAYEPSAPKDLQYSVTDVNRRFPMALLAGIFAVAVVVVGRLRGLMALVALAISFLILNFFVLPAILQGSNPLVVAVVGSSAIMLIALYLCHGLSARTSVAVLGTLISLLLIGVLGSLFIGWAALTGNTDDNTGLIHGLYPSIDMSGLLLAGVIIGSLGVLDDVTVTQTSAVWELHEANPSMGWRGLYRAGIRIGRDHIASVVNTLVLAYAGAALPLLLLFSIAQSSVGTVANSELVAEEIVRTLVGSIGLVASVPVTTALAALVVSADRPGTATGTPTAGAAGPTAVGAPAGSAPAPAPARGGKGRRRKH from the coding sequence GTGACCACGACACAGCAGTTCCCCTTCCCGCCACCCGAGCCGCCCCAGGGGGCCGGCTCCGGAAACGGCCGCGGTCCCGGCGACGGTCATGGCCGTGGCCATGACCACGGCCACGGGCCGGCGGGCGGCAGTGGGCACGGGCCGGGTCCCGGCGGCGGGCATGGGCCCGGCGTCGGTGGTGGGCAGGGCCACGAACCAGGCGGCGGGCACGGGCAGGGGCCCGGCGGCGGACATGGTCACGGGCCCGGTGGGGGGCAGGGGCAGGGACCCGGTGGCGGGCACGGACACTCGCACAGTCATGGCCCGGCGGCGCCCGTCTCCAAACATCTGCGCAAGGTCATCGGGGCCGTCCTCATCCCCTTCGCCGCGGCGGTGATGGTCGGGCTCGTGGTGCTCTGGCCGGGCGGCGCGCCAGGTCACGAGCGCACGGGGGTCGGCTTCGACCGGCAGACCCAGCAGGCCACGGTCACCAAGGTCGAGAGCCTGAGCTGCAAGTCGGTGAACGCCTCGGGCGGGACTCCGACCGGTGACACCTCCACCGCGGAGGGCTCGTCGGCGCAGCAGCAGGCGAACGGCACCTGCAAGCGCGCCACGATCCGGGTCGACACCGGCGACGACAAGGGCCGTACGTTCACGGAGATCGTCCAGCCGGACCAGTCGCGGCAGTTGCACGAGGGCGAGAAGGTCGTGGTCGCCTACGAGCCCTCCGCGCCGAAGGACCTCCAGTACTCGGTCACCGACGTCAACCGGCGCTTCCCGATGGCGCTGCTCGCCGGCATCTTCGCGGTCGCTGTCGTGGTGGTGGGCCGGCTGCGCGGTTTGATGGCACTGGTCGCGCTGGCCATCAGCTTCCTGATCCTCAACTTCTTCGTGCTGCCCGCGATCCTCCAGGGCTCGAACCCGCTGGTCGTGGCGGTGGTCGGGTCGAGCGCCATCATGCTGATCGCCCTCTACCTGTGTCACGGCCTCTCGGCCCGGACATCCGTGGCGGTGCTGGGCACACTGATCTCCCTGCTCCTGATCGGCGTCCTCGGCTCGCTGTTCATCGGCTGGGCGGCGCTCACCGGCAACACCGACGACAACACCGGGCTGATCCACGGGCTGTATCCGTCGATCGACATGAGCGGTCTGCTGCTGGCCGGCGTCATCATCGGTTCGCTCGGTGTCCTGGACGATGTGACGGTCACGCAGACGTCCGCGGTCTGGGAGCTGCACGAGGCCAACCCGTCGATGGGCTGGCGCGGGCTGTACCGGGCGGGCATCCGGATCGGCCGCGACCACATCGCCTCCGTCGTCAACACGCTCGTCCTCGCCTACGCGGGCGCCGCGCTGCCCCTGCTGCTGCTCTTCTCGATCGCCCAGAGCAGTGTCGGGACGGTCGCCAACAGCGAGTTGGTCGCGGAGGAGATCGTGCGCACCCTGGTGGGTTCGATCGGCCTGGTCGCCTCGGTGCCGGTCACCACGGCGCTGGCGGCCCTGGTGGTCTCCGCCGACCGGCCGGGGACGGCGACCGGTACCCCGACCGCGGGGGCGGCGGGACCGACGGCTGTCGGTGCTCCCGCCGGTTCGGCACCGGCTCCCGCTCCGGCCCGTGGCGGCAAGGGACGTAGGCGCAAGCACTGA
- a CDS encoding DUF5326 family protein, with amino-acid sequence MREIFAGLPWWIKWVAVPVIALVVFGGLIASVVGFVITLLFKVLVFVALVGGLIYVVRKFTTSSSSRGDW; translated from the coding sequence ATGCGAGAGATCTTCGCAGGACTGCCGTGGTGGATTAAGTGGGTCGCGGTGCCGGTCATCGCCCTGGTCGTGTTCGGCGGGCTGATAGCCAGCGTCGTCGGCTTCGTCATCACACTGCTGTTCAAGGTGCTCGTCTTCGTGGCCCTCGTCGGTGGACTGATCTACGTCGTACGGAAGTTCACGACGAGCTCCTCGTCGCGCGGCGACTGGTGA
- a CDS encoding IclR family transcriptional regulator: protein MATADTASADSSPPFVTGRAAVPTPPVQRQATSAERPGTEPSAPPHSATLIGSVQRAMRLLEAVAEHEHGAPAKQLARETGLALPTAYHLLRTLVHEGYLRRDKGLFFLGEAAERLGSSGAQQKRRSAVAETLAHWRDAIGVPVYYAMYRDGEIEVVCVSDTPGNPAVEEWADFRETGHAHAIGQCLLAQLDESARRDHLDRYPVQSITPYTVRDSHSLLRRLDRVQRMEPVTERQEYALGTVCAAIPITVGNTAATMAISLPAHQADRLPAATQQLQAAMGRLLGSLAISISI, encoded by the coding sequence TTGGCCACGGCCGACACCGCATCCGCGGATTCTTCCCCGCCCTTCGTCACGGGCCGGGCCGCCGTCCCGACCCCTCCCGTGCAGCGGCAGGCGACCTCGGCGGAGCGCCCGGGGACGGAACCCTCCGCACCACCGCACTCCGCCACCCTCATCGGATCGGTGCAGCGCGCCATGCGCCTGCTGGAGGCCGTCGCCGAGCACGAACACGGAGCGCCCGCCAAACAGCTGGCCCGCGAGACGGGCCTGGCGCTTCCCACGGCCTACCACCTGCTGCGCACTCTGGTCCACGAGGGCTATCTGCGCCGCGACAAGGGCCTGTTCTTCCTCGGTGAGGCCGCCGAGCGGCTGGGCAGCAGCGGAGCCCAGCAGAAACGTCGCAGCGCGGTCGCCGAGACACTGGCCCACTGGCGCGACGCCATCGGCGTCCCCGTGTACTACGCCATGTATCGCGACGGCGAGATCGAGGTCGTCTGCGTCTCCGACACCCCGGGCAATCCGGCTGTCGAGGAGTGGGCCGACTTCCGCGAGACCGGCCACGCACACGCCATCGGCCAGTGCCTGCTGGCCCAACTGGACGAATCCGCGCGCCGGGACCACCTCGACCGCTATCCCGTGCAGTCCATCACCCCGTACACGGTCCGCGACAGCCACAGCCTGCTCCGGCGGCTCGACCGCGTGCAGCGCATGGAGCCGGTGACCGAACGGCAGGAGTACGCGCTGGGCACGGTGTGCGCGGCGATTCCGATCACGGTGGGTAACACGGCCGCGACGATGGCCATCTCGCTGCCCGCACACCAGGCCGACCGTCTGCCTGCCGCGACGCAGCAGCTCCAGGCCGCGATGGGGCGACTTCTGGGCTCGCTCGCGATCTCTATCAGTATCTGA
- a CDS encoding GNAT family N-acetyltransferase encodes MPTPSPIALPIRRLTFRDVTACADLSEDRGWPREEHKWGFLLTAGKGYGIDAPDGGLAAACVVTEYGPQGRPDLGAIGMVLVAERHSRQGVGRRLMRHVVSTMSPTPLTLHATPNGLPLYEDLGFKVIGRAEMLRGHFTPDDTESEVATRAATAEDLATLLRLDEEVFGSDRTPLITRLPAFADQLRVAEEEGRIIGYAAAWPNMDTHVVGPLIAHDTRTAKALLASLAAHTDRPLRTDIDVRHEELLTWAKKRGLASVAFNAVMTYGIPELPGDWSRRFAPLTVAAG; translated from the coding sequence GTGCCGACACCTTCCCCCATCGCTCTGCCCATCCGCCGTCTGACGTTCCGCGATGTCACCGCGTGCGCCGACTTGTCCGAGGACCGGGGGTGGCCACGCGAGGAGCACAAGTGGGGCTTCCTCCTCACGGCCGGGAAGGGATACGGCATCGACGCCCCCGACGGCGGGCTGGCCGCGGCCTGTGTCGTCACCGAGTACGGGCCACAGGGCCGCCCCGACCTGGGCGCCATCGGAATGGTGCTGGTCGCCGAACGCCACAGCCGCCAGGGTGTGGGACGCCGCCTCATGCGCCATGTGGTCTCGACGATGAGCCCTACTCCGCTGACCCTCCACGCGACACCGAACGGCCTCCCGCTCTACGAGGACCTCGGCTTCAAGGTCATCGGTCGGGCGGAGATGCTGCGCGGTCACTTCACGCCGGACGACACGGAGTCCGAGGTCGCGACACGCGCGGCCACCGCGGAGGACCTCGCCACCCTCCTCCGGCTCGACGAGGAGGTGTTCGGCTCCGATCGCACTCCCCTCATCACCCGGCTGCCCGCCTTCGCCGACCAGCTGCGTGTCGCCGAGGAGGAGGGCCGGATCATCGGCTACGCGGCCGCCTGGCCCAACATGGACACTCACGTCGTGGGCCCGCTGATCGCACACGACACCCGTACGGCGAAGGCCCTGCTCGCCTCCCTCGCCGCCCACACCGACCGTCCCCTGCGCACCGACATCGACGTGCGGCACGAGGAGCTGCTGACGTGGGCCAAGAAGCGCGGCCTCGCGTCCGTCGCGTTCAACGCGGTCATGACGTACGGCATCCCGGAGCTGCCCGGGGACTGGAGCCGACGGTTCGCCCCACTGACGGTGGCGGCGGGCTGA
- a CDS encoding globin domain-containing protein — protein sequence MDAPTTTSADNGTSGGGGGWFTPHKQPETAPGGEQETPEGRPEGRRPAAIRPVGRHATTEVAPGTDPPAEDSTAPPTADGARQTTPLPTQAPAPTATTQAPASTAAIPASASALTSGTATQTQTQAPPPAEPRVPSQRSTSSQAAPETTALQALAPPLPQSTFADASQNASPDAVLIRRTMAEVAPVADKVTSYFYALLFVRHPDLRSLFPAAMDAQRDRLLKALLTAAEHIDNTEVLVAYLQNLGRGHRKYGTRAEHYPAVGECLIGALSKYASGIWNAETEAAWVRTYTTISQVMIDAAAADELRAPAWWYAEVVAHDLRTPDVAVVTVRPDQPYPFLAGQYTSLETPWWPRVWRHYSFASAPRSDGLLSFHVKAVPAGWLSNSLVHRARPGDILRLGPPAGSMTVDHTTDSGLLCLGGGTGIAPIKALVEDVAEHGERRRVEVFYGARTDHDLYDIDTMLRLQQSHPWLSVRAVIDQQAQVQLPDAIRDYGPWHEFDAYLSGPPGMIRSGVHTLRDVGIPSERIRHDSVEELVSAE from the coding sequence ATGGACGCTCCGACCACCACGTCGGCCGACAACGGCACTTCAGGCGGCGGGGGCGGCTGGTTCACGCCGCACAAGCAGCCGGAGACGGCTCCCGGCGGCGAGCAGGAGACACCCGAGGGCCGTCCCGAGGGACGTCGCCCGGCCGCGATACGCCCGGTGGGCAGGCACGCGACGACCGAGGTGGCCCCCGGCACCGACCCGCCGGCGGAGGACTCCACAGCGCCTCCCACGGCAGACGGAGCACGGCAGACCACCCCGCTCCCGACGCAGGCCCCGGCGCCCACCGCCACGACCCAGGCCCCGGCCTCCACCGCGGCGATACCGGCCTCGGCGTCAGCCCTCACCTCCGGCACAGCGACCCAAACCCAGACCCAGGCACCGCCGCCCGCCGAACCGCGAGTCCCCTCCCAGCGATCCACCTCGTCCCAGGCCGCGCCCGAGACCACCGCGCTCCAGGCCCTCGCGCCGCCCCTCCCGCAGAGCACCTTCGCGGACGCCTCCCAGAACGCCTCCCCGGACGCCGTCCTCATCCGCCGGACCATGGCCGAGGTCGCTCCCGTCGCCGACAAGGTCACGTCGTACTTCTACGCGCTGCTCTTCGTACGCCACCCCGACCTGCGCTCGCTGTTCCCCGCCGCGATGGACGCGCAGCGGGACCGGCTGCTCAAGGCCCTGCTGACCGCGGCCGAGCACATCGACAACACCGAGGTGCTGGTCGCGTACCTCCAGAACCTCGGCCGCGGCCACCGCAAGTACGGCACCCGGGCCGAGCACTACCCGGCGGTCGGCGAGTGCCTCATCGGCGCGCTGAGCAAGTACGCGTCGGGGATCTGGAACGCCGAGACCGAGGCCGCCTGGGTCCGGACGTACACGACGATCTCGCAGGTCATGATCGACGCGGCGGCCGCCGACGAACTGCGCGCCCCGGCCTGGTGGTACGCGGAGGTCGTCGCCCACGATCTGAGAACCCCGGACGTCGCGGTCGTCACCGTCCGCCCGGACCAGCCCTACCCCTTCCTCGCCGGGCAGTACACGAGCCTGGAGACGCCCTGGTGGCCGCGGGTGTGGCGGCACTACTCCTTCGCCTCCGCGCCCCGCTCGGACGGTCTGCTGTCGTTCCACGTGAAGGCGGTCCCGGCGGGCTGGCTCTCCAACTCCCTGGTGCACCGCGCCCGGCCGGGCGACATCCTCCGGCTCGGTCCGCCGGCCGGATCGATGACCGTGGACCACACGACCGACAGCGGACTGCTCTGCCTGGGCGGAGGGACGGGGATAGCGCCCATCAAGGCGCTCGTCGAGGACGTCGCCGAGCACGGCGAGCGCCGGCGTGTGGAGGTGTTCTACGGCGCCCGCACCGACCACGACCTCTACGACATCGACACGATGCTCCGGCTCCAGCAGTCCCACCCCTGGCTCTCGGTCCGGGCGGTCATCGACCAGCAGGCGCAGGTCCAGCTCCCGGACGCCATACGCGACTACGGGCCGTGGCACGAGTTCGACGCCTATCTCTCGGGCCCGCCCGGAATGATCCGCAGCGGTGTGCACACGCTGAGGGACGTCGGGATCCCCTCCGAGCGGATACGCCACGACTCGGTGGAGGAGCTGGTCTCAGCCGAGTGA
- a CDS encoding SsgA family sporulation/cell division regulator: protein MRESVQAEVMMSFLVSEELSFRIPVELRYETCDPYAIRLTFHLPGDAPVTWAFGRELLIDGVGRPCGEGDVRVSPADADILGDVLIRLQVGSDQALFRSSAAPLIAFLDRTDKLVPLGQEGALGDFDAHLDEALDRILAEEQSAG, encoded by the coding sequence ATGCGCGAGTCCGTTCAGGCAGAGGTCATGATGAGCTTTCTCGTCTCCGAGGAGCTCTCCTTCCGGATCCCGGTGGAGCTGCGCTACGAGACCTGCGATCCCTATGCCATCCGGCTGACCTTCCACTTGCCGGGTGACGCCCCGGTGACCTGGGCCTTCGGCCGTGAGCTGCTGATCGACGGGGTCGGGCGGCCGTGCGGGGAGGGCGATGTGCGGGTCTCGCCCGCCGACGCCGACATCCTGGGCGACGTCCTGATCCGGCTCCAGGTCGGCAGCGACCAGGCCCTGTTCCGCTCCTCCGCGGCCCCGTTGATCGCCTTCCTGGACCGTACGGACAAGCTGGTGCCGCTCGGTCAGGAGGGCGCCCTCGGCGACTTCGACGCCCACCTCGACGAGGCGCTGGACCGCATCCTGGCGGAGGAGCAGAGCGCGGGCTGA
- a CDS encoding low molecular weight protein-tyrosine-phosphatase, with protein sequence MTYRVCFVCTGNICRSPMAESVFRARMAEAGLDGLVEADSAGTGGWHEGDGADPRTVTVLVNNGYDGEHTARRFQPSWFSRLDLVIALDAGHLKALRRLAPTAEDADKVRLLRSYDPAAGDDLDVPDPYYGGMDGFEECLEMVEAASEGLLAAIREDLEGRAA encoded by the coding sequence ATGACGTACCGCGTCTGCTTCGTGTGCACCGGGAACATCTGCCGGTCACCGATGGCCGAGTCGGTCTTCCGCGCCCGCATGGCGGAGGCCGGGCTGGACGGTCTGGTCGAGGCCGACAGCGCCGGTACGGGCGGCTGGCACGAGGGTGACGGTGCCGACCCGCGCACCGTCACCGTCCTTGTGAACAACGGCTACGACGGCGAGCACACCGCCCGCCGGTTCCAGCCGTCCTGGTTCTCCCGCCTCGACCTCGTCATCGCCCTCGACGCAGGACACCTCAAGGCGCTGCGCCGCCTCGCCCCCACCGCCGAGGACGCGGACAAGGTCCGGCTGCTGCGTTCCTACGACCCCGCCGCGGGCGACGACCTCGACGTTCCGGACCCGTACTACGGGGGCATGGACGGCTTCGAGGAGTGCCTTGAGATGGTGGAGGCGGCGAGCGAGGGCCTCCTCGCCGCGATACGCGAGGACCTGGAGGGACGGGCGGCATGA
- a CDS encoding phage holin family protein, with amino-acid sequence MKNFVVKTIANAGALAVAVWLLDKITLTGDSTGKKVWTLLLVALVFGLVNFLVKPVVKLLTFPLFILTLGLFTLVVNALMLLLTSWLADKLDLSFHVEGFWTAVLGGLIISIVAWALHVVLPDED; translated from the coding sequence ATGAAGAATTTCGTAGTCAAGACGATCGCCAACGCGGGCGCCCTGGCGGTCGCCGTATGGCTGCTGGACAAGATCACTCTGACCGGTGACAGCACCGGCAAGAAGGTCTGGACGCTGCTCCTGGTCGCCCTGGTCTTCGGCCTGGTGAACTTCCTGGTCAAGCCTGTGGTGAAGCTGCTGACCTTCCCGCTGTTCATCCTGACGCTCGGCCTGTTCACCCTGGTGGTGAACGCGCTCATGCTGCTGCTGACCTCGTGGCTCGCCGACAAGCTCGACCTGAGTTTCCACGTCGAGGGCTTCTGGACCGCCGTCCTGGGCGGCCTGATCATCTCGATCGTGGCCTGGGCGCTGCACGTCGTCCTTCCCGACGAGGACTGA
- a CDS encoding cystathionine gamma-lyase, which translates to MSGADGHTAPFGSGDGTRAVRAGLPEPVKHEPTLPGPVFAAHYHLPGEVTGPYGYGRDDNPTWTLLERAIGELEAPGQDDVETLVFASGMAAISSVLFSQLRAGDTAVVPDDCYQAMPLVRAQLEAYGIEVRTAPTAGDAALDVLDGAKLLWIETPSNPGLDVCDIRRLAEAAHARGALVAVDNTLATPLGQRPLELGADFSVASGTKQLTGHGDVLLGYVTGRDAEAMAAVRRWRKIAGAIAGPMEAWLAHRSIATLQLRVERQDATALVLAEALRERSEVSGLRYPGLPDDPSHKVASRQMRRYGCVVSFTLPTRARAERFLDALRLVDDATSFGGVRSTAERRARWGGDDVPEGFIRFSVGAEDPEDLVADVLRALDESAH; encoded by the coding sequence ATGAGTGGTGCGGACGGGCATACGGCGCCTTTCGGCAGCGGTGACGGTACGCGCGCGGTGCGGGCCGGGCTGCCCGAGCCGGTCAAGCACGAGCCGACGCTGCCCGGCCCGGTGTTCGCCGCCCACTACCACCTGCCGGGCGAGGTGACGGGACCGTACGGCTACGGCCGCGACGACAACCCGACCTGGACCCTGCTGGAGCGGGCCATCGGCGAGCTGGAGGCGCCCGGGCAGGACGACGTCGAGACGCTCGTCTTCGCCTCCGGCATGGCCGCCATCTCGTCGGTGCTCTTCTCCCAGCTGCGCGCCGGAGACACCGCGGTGGTGCCCGACGACTGCTACCAGGCGATGCCCCTGGTACGCGCCCAGCTGGAGGCGTACGGCATCGAGGTGCGCACCGCGCCGACCGCGGGCGACGCAGCGCTCGACGTCCTCGACGGCGCGAAGCTGCTGTGGATCGAGACCCCGTCCAACCCGGGGCTCGACGTGTGCGACATCCGCCGGCTCGCCGAGGCGGCCCACGCGAGGGGTGCCCTGGTCGCGGTGGACAACACCCTCGCCACGCCGCTCGGGCAGCGGCCGCTGGAGCTCGGCGCCGACTTCTCGGTGGCCAGCGGCACCAAGCAGCTCACCGGGCACGGCGACGTCCTCCTGGGATACGTCACCGGCCGCGACGCCGAGGCCATGGCCGCCGTACGGCGTTGGCGGAAGATCGCCGGAGCGATCGCCGGGCCCATGGAGGCGTGGCTCGCGCACCGTTCGATCGCCACGCTCCAGCTGCGGGTCGAGCGGCAGGACGCGACGGCTCTGGTGCTCGCCGAGGCGCTGCGCGAGCGGTCCGAGGTGAGCGGGCTGCGGTACCCGGGGCTGCCCGACGACCCCTCGCACAAGGTCGCCTCGCGGCAGATGCGGCGCTACGGCTGCGTGGTCTCCTTCACGCTGCCCACGCGCGCGCGTGCCGAGCGTTTCCTGGACGCGCTGCGGCTCGTTGACGACGCGACCAGCTTCGGCGGGGTGCGCTCCACGGCCGAGCGACGCGCACGCTGGGGCGGGGACGACGTACCGGAGGGATTCATTCGTTTCTCGGTCGGTGCCGAGGATCCCGAGGACCTGGTGGCGGACGTGCTCCGAGCGCTGGACGAGTCGGCGCACTGA
- a CDS encoding cupin domain-containing protein yields the protein MKAFRLDELEAERAANEGAYLQFLRERHMSVGLYALDAGEHDPQKPHNQDEVYFVVSGRAAITVGMETTQVARGSVVYVPAGVAHKFHHISEDLRVMVVFSPPES from the coding sequence ATGAAGGCATTCCGGCTGGACGAACTGGAGGCGGAGCGCGCCGCCAATGAGGGCGCCTACCTGCAGTTTCTACGGGAGCGGCACATGTCCGTCGGTCTGTACGCGCTCGACGCCGGCGAGCATGATCCACAGAAACCGCACAACCAGGACGAGGTCTACTTCGTTGTGAGCGGTCGCGCCGCGATCACCGTCGGCATGGAGACCACCCAGGTCGCGCGTGGCAGTGTCGTGTACGTGCCGGCCGGGGTGGCCCACAAGTTCCACCACATCAGCGAGGACCTCAGGGTGATGGTGGTCTTCTCTCCGCCCGAGAGCTGA
- a CDS encoding LysR family transcriptional regulator translates to MDLALLRTFVTVHRAGSFTRAAALLGLSQPAVTSQIRTLERQLGRPLFLRQARGVTPTTIGDELAHKAAPHLDALVEIAETGLDDESSLRTLHLVGPPEFTSERALPALTELTGEDGQGFALRASYGNAEEALEGLSAGHHDLAITTARPRGALLTATPLCDEEHVLVAAPRWAELLGAGKTHRKGVRALESILAAKGAHALEGVPLIEVHESLPFVSRYWASVFDSRPGAPGTVIVPDLRAVLACAAAGAGLAVLPRYLCASALRRGDVVALHDPVVPPLRTYFLAVRTGTLAMPHIARAHEWLLRAADDWR, encoded by the coding sequence ATGGATCTGGCCTTGCTGCGCACCTTCGTGACGGTGCACCGGGCCGGTTCCTTCACCCGGGCAGCCGCCCTGCTCGGCCTGTCGCAGCCGGCCGTGACCTCGCAGATCCGCACGCTGGAACGACAGCTGGGGCGCCCTCTCTTCCTACGGCAGGCCCGCGGGGTGACACCGACGACCATCGGCGACGAGCTCGCCCACAAGGCGGCGCCGCATCTCGACGCCCTGGTGGAGATCGCCGAGACCGGGCTGGACGACGAGTCCTCGCTGCGCACCCTGCACCTCGTCGGCCCGCCCGAGTTCACCTCCGAGCGGGCGTTACCCGCGCTCACCGAGCTGACCGGCGAGGACGGCCAGGGCTTCGCGCTGCGCGCCTCCTACGGCAACGCCGAGGAAGCGCTGGAGGGACTGTCCGCCGGGCATCACGATCTGGCCATCACAACGGCCCGTCCACGCGGCGCCCTCCTCACGGCGACTCCGCTCTGCGACGAGGAGCACGTCCTGGTCGCCGCCCCGCGCTGGGCCGAACTGCTCGGTGCCGGGAAGACGCACCGCAAGGGGGTGCGGGCGCTGGAGAGCATCCTGGCGGCCAAGGGCGCACACGCACTGGAGGGCGTCCCTCTGATCGAGGTGCACGAGTCGTTGCCCTTCGTCTCCCGCTACTGGGCCTCCGTCTTCGACTCCCGGCCCGGCGCCCCCGGCACCGTCATCGTCCCCGACCTGCGCGCCGTCCTCGCCTGTGCGGCGGCGGGCGCCGGGCTCGCCGTGCTGCCCCGCTATCTGTGCGCCTCCGCGCTGCGGCGCGGTGACGTCGTCGCGCTGCACGATCCCGTGGTGCCGCCCCTGCGGACGTACTTCCTGGCGGTGCGCACCGGCACTCTCGCGATGCCGCACATCGCACGCGCCCACGAATGGCTGCTGCGGGCTGCCGATGACTGGCGCTGA
- a CDS encoding NUDIX domain-containing protein, translating into MTVRPVVKRTARAVLLDGADLILIKRTKPGMDPYWLTPGGGVEPTDATVVDALHREVYEELGAKITDVVPCFVDTVEHIGADAGATGVKVQHFFVCRLGSMDPALRHGPEVDEPIGEYEIVRVPFTRVGIASVHLVPLSLRHYLDGNIEGVLAMHASDLG; encoded by the coding sequence ATGACCGTCCGACCCGTGGTCAAGCGCACCGCCCGCGCCGTTCTGCTGGACGGTGCCGACCTGATCCTGATCAAGCGCACCAAGCCGGGCATGGACCCGTACTGGCTCACTCCCGGCGGCGGGGTCGAGCCGACGGACGCGACCGTCGTCGACGCCCTGCACCGCGAGGTGTACGAGGAGCTGGGCGCCAAGATCACCGATGTGGTGCCGTGCTTCGTCGACACCGTCGAGCACATCGGCGCGGACGCTGGCGCGACCGGCGTGAAGGTGCAGCACTTCTTCGTCTGCCGCCTGGGGTCCATGGACCCCGCCCTCAGGCACGGCCCCGAGGTGGACGAGCCCATCGGCGAGTACGAGATCGTGCGGGTGCCCTTCACCCGGGTGGGGATCGCCTCGGTCCACCTCGTGCCGCTCTCGCTGCGCCACTACCTGGACGGCAACATCGAGGGCGTGCTCGCCATGCACGCGTCCGACCTGGGCTGA
- a CDS encoding HAD family hydrolase yields the protein MARLHLFDLDGTLLHGSSAPVEISRQLGLEAETVALDQAVGAGLIGPPEYAAEVHTLWAELTEAHVAAAFDGAPWLARIREVWEEIRRTGDYCAVVSLSPSFFVERLLGWGAHAAYGSRFPSVPFTEPVDPAGVLSEAAKVQIADRLCAEFGVTRADCVAYGDSLSDKDLFGAVPLSVAVNADRHLAGLSTHSYLGMDLWEAYELVRHAR from the coding sequence ATGGCCAGACTGCATCTCTTCGACCTCGACGGCACGTTGCTGCACGGATCCAGTGCACCCGTGGAGATCTCCCGGCAACTCGGTCTGGAGGCCGAGACGGTGGCGCTCGACCAGGCCGTCGGCGCGGGGCTCATAGGACCACCCGAGTACGCGGCGGAGGTGCATACGCTCTGGGCGGAGCTGACCGAAGCCCATGTGGCGGCGGCTTTCGACGGCGCTCCGTGGCTGGCCCGGATCCGCGAGGTCTGGGAGGAGATCAGGCGGACCGGCGACTACTGCGCCGTCGTGTCGCTCTCCCCCTCGTTCTTCGTGGAGCGGCTCCTGGGGTGGGGCGCGCACGCGGCGTACGGGTCCCGGTTTCCGTCCGTGCCCTTCACCGAGCCGGTGGATCCCGCGGGTGTGCTCAGCGAGGCGGCCAAGGTACAGATCGCCGACCGGCTGTGCGCGGAGTTCGGCGTCACACGGGCCGACTGCGTCGCGTACGGCGATTCACTGTCGGACAAGGACCTGTTCGGGGCGGTGCCCCTCTCCGTCGCGGTCAATGCGGACCGCCATCTGGCCGGTCTGTCGACCCACTCCTACCTGGGCATGGATCTGTGGGAAGCCTATGAATTGGTGCGGCACGCCCGGTAA